The Cronobacter sakazakii genome has a window encoding:
- a CDS encoding YecA/YgfB family protein, which yields MSIQNEMPGYDEVGQLLNQQGVGLTPAEMHGLISGILCGGNHDSSWQPLLHDLTNEGLAFGQQLAQALRQLHAATSDTLEDDGFLFQLWLPDGDDVSVFDRADALAGWVNHFLLGLGVTQPKLDKITGETGEAIDDLRNIAQLGYDEGEDQEELEMSLEEIIEYVRVAALLCHDTFTRQSPTAPEVKKPTLH from the coding sequence ATGTCTATACAGAACGAAATGCCTGGTTACGACGAGGTCGGCCAGTTGCTTAATCAGCAAGGCGTGGGCCTGACCCCCGCAGAAATGCACGGCCTTATCAGCGGAATCCTGTGCGGCGGCAATCATGACAGCAGCTGGCAACCGCTACTGCACGACCTGACCAACGAGGGGCTGGCGTTCGGCCAGCAGCTCGCTCAGGCGCTGCGTCAGCTGCACGCCGCCACCAGCGATACGCTGGAGGATGACGGTTTTCTGTTCCAGCTCTGGCTGCCGGACGGCGACGATGTCTCGGTCTTTGATCGCGCCGACGCGCTGGCAGGCTGGGTAAACCATTTCCTGTTGGGCCTCGGCGTCACCCAGCCGAAGCTCGACAAAATCACCGGCGAAACCGGCGAAGCCATCGACGATCTGCGCAACATCGCTCAGCTCGGCTATGACGAAGGCGAGGATCAGGAAGAGCTGGAGATGTCGCTTGAGGAGATCATCGAATATGTGCGCGTCGCGGCGCTGCTCTGCCACGACACCTTTACGCGCCAGTCACCGACCGCGCCGGAAGTGAAAAAGCCCACGCTTCACTAA
- a CDS encoding 5-formyltetrahydrofolate cyclo-ligase, whose amino-acid sequence MTELPVTSDLRQHIRKEIRQKRRALTAEQQAHFAEQAAARMLGFAPVVEAKSVAVFLSFDGELDTRPLIEGLWRAGKQVYLPVLHPFSPGNLLFLRYLPDSLLATNRLKILEPALDVRHVLPLDRLDVLITPLVAFDRTGQRLGMGGGFYDRTLQNWRAHGFLPVGYAHDCQQVESLPVQEWDIPLPVVVTPTQTWRW is encoded by the coding sequence ATGACAGAACTTCCCGTTACTTCAGACCTTCGTCAGCACATCCGTAAAGAGATCCGCCAGAAGCGTCGCGCGTTGACGGCTGAGCAGCAGGCGCATTTCGCTGAACAGGCCGCTGCCCGTATGCTGGGCTTCGCGCCGGTGGTGGAAGCGAAAAGCGTGGCGGTGTTTCTCTCATTTGATGGCGAACTCGATACCCGACCGCTGATCGAAGGCCTGTGGCGCGCCGGAAAACAGGTATACCTGCCTGTACTTCACCCTTTCAGCCCCGGCAATTTGCTGTTTTTGCGTTACCTGCCGGACAGCCTGCTCGCCACGAATCGTCTGAAAATTCTTGAGCCTGCGCTTGATGTGCGCCATGTGCTGCCGTTAGACCGTCTCGACGTGCTTATCACGCCACTGGTGGCGTTTGACCGCACAGGGCAGCGCCTCGGCATGGGCGGCGGTTTTTACGACCGCACGCTGCAAAACTGGCGCGCGCACGGATTCTTGCCGGTCGGCTACGCGCACGACTGCCAGCAGGTAGAAAGCCTGCCTGTGCAGGAGTGGGACATTCCACTGCCAGTGGTAGTGACACCCACCCAAACCTGGCGCTGGTGA
- the gcvH gene encoding glycine cleavage system protein GcvH, whose amino-acid sequence MSNVPNELKYSKEHEWLRKEADGTYTVGITEHAQELLGDMVFVDLPDVGTTVNAGDDCAVAESVKAASDIYAPVSGEIVAVNDALSDSPELVNSEPYGQGWIFKIKASDEAEVAALLDASAYEALLEDE is encoded by the coding sequence ATGAGCAATGTGCCAAACGAACTGAAATACAGCAAAGAACACGAATGGCTGCGTAAAGAAGCTGACGGCACTTACACCGTCGGGATCACCGAGCACGCGCAGGAACTGCTGGGCGACATGGTGTTTGTCGATCTGCCGGACGTCGGCACGACCGTTAACGCGGGTGATGACTGCGCCGTCGCGGAATCCGTCAAAGCCGCCTCCGACATCTACGCGCCGGTCAGCGGCGAGATTGTGGCCGTCAACGACGCGCTGAGCGATTCGCCGGAGCTGGTTAACAGCGAGCCTTACGGCCAGGGCTGGATCTTCAAAATCAAAGCCAGCGACGAGGCCGAAGTGGCTGCGCTGCTGGATGCCAGCGCGTATGAAGCGCTGTTAGAAGACGAGTAA
- the serA gene encoding phosphoglycerate dehydrogenase — protein sequence MAKVSLEKDKIKFLLVEGVHQKAIDSLRAAGYTNIEYHKGALDSEQLKASIRDAHFIGLRSRTHLTEEIFAAAEKLVAVGCFCIGTNQVDLDAAAKRGIPVFNAPFSNTRSVAELVIGELLLLLRGIPEANAKAHRGIWNKLATGSFEARGKKLGIIGYGHIGTQLGILAESLGMNVFFYDIESKLPLGNATQVQHLSDLLNMSDVVSLHVPENASTKNMIGAEELALMKPGALLINAARGTVVDIPALCEALSSKHLAGAAIDVFPVEPATNSDPFNSPLCEFDNVILTPHIGGSTQEAQENIGLEVAGKLAKYSDNGSTLSAVNFPEVSLPLHGGSVSRLLHIHENRPGVLTAINQIFAEQGVNIAAQYLQTTPQMGYVVIDIDAPEDIAYNALQSMKAIQGTIRARLLY from the coding sequence ATGGCAAAAGTATCGCTGGAGAAAGACAAAATTAAATTCTTGCTGGTGGAAGGGGTTCACCAGAAAGCCATCGATAGCCTGCGTGCCGCAGGTTATACCAATATCGAATACCACAAGGGCGCGCTCGACAGCGAACAGCTGAAAGCGTCCATCCGCGATGCGCACTTTATCGGCCTGCGATCCCGTACTCATCTGACTGAAGAGATTTTTGCCGCGGCGGAAAAACTGGTGGCGGTCGGCTGCTTCTGCATCGGCACCAATCAGGTGGATCTGGACGCGGCGGCGAAGCGCGGCATTCCGGTCTTCAACGCGCCGTTCTCCAACACCCGATCGGTGGCCGAGCTGGTCATTGGCGAGCTGTTGTTGCTGCTGCGCGGAATTCCTGAAGCGAACGCTAAAGCGCACCGCGGTATCTGGAATAAGCTCGCGACGGGCTCGTTTGAAGCGCGTGGTAAAAAACTCGGCATTATCGGCTACGGCCATATCGGCACCCAGCTCGGTATCCTCGCGGAATCGCTGGGGATGAACGTGTTTTTCTATGATATCGAAAGCAAGCTGCCGCTCGGTAACGCCACCCAGGTGCAGCATCTCTCCGATCTGCTCAATATGAGCGACGTGGTGAGCCTGCACGTGCCGGAAAACGCGTCCACCAAAAATATGATTGGTGCCGAAGAGCTGGCGCTGATGAAACCCGGCGCGCTGCTGATTAACGCTGCGCGTGGTACGGTGGTCGATATCCCGGCGCTGTGCGAGGCGCTCTCCAGCAAACATCTGGCCGGCGCCGCGATTGACGTTTTCCCGGTTGAGCCTGCGACCAACAGCGATCCGTTTAACTCGCCGCTGTGCGAATTCGACAACGTGATCCTGACGCCGCACATCGGCGGTTCCACCCAGGAAGCGCAGGAAAATATCGGTCTCGAAGTGGCGGGCAAACTCGCGAAATACTCCGATAACGGCTCTACGCTCTCGGCGGTGAATTTTCCGGAAGTTTCTCTGCCGCTGCACGGCGGCAGCGTCAGCCGTCTGCTGCATATTCATGAAAACCGCCCGGGCGTGCTGACTGCCATCAACCAGATCTTCGCTGAGCAGGGCGTCAACATCGCGGCGCAGTATCTGCAAACTACGCCGCAGATGGGTTATGTGGTAATTGATATTGATGCGCCGGAAGACATCGCGTACAACGCGCTGCAAAGCATGAAGGCGATTCAGGGCACGATCCGCGCGCGTCTGCTGTATTGA
- the ubiI gene encoding FAD-dependent 2-octaprenylphenol hydroxylase codes for MQSVDVAIVGGGMVGLAVACGLEGSGLRVAVLEQRAPEPLEASAPPALRVSAINAASEALLKKLDVWDAILRQRAAAYHGMEVWEKDSFGRIAFDDASFGFSHLGHIIENQAIHYALWQKAQQCKSVTLMAPATLQQVAWGENEAFLTLEDGNMLTARLVIGADGANSWLRTKAEIPLTSWDYQHHALVATIRTDEPHGGVARQVFHGDGILAFLPLSDPHLCSIVWSLSPQEADRMQQAPVSTFNQALCVAFDNRLGLCSLESERQVFPLTGRYARQFAAHRLALVGDAAHTIHPLAGQGVNLGFMDAAELISELRRLHQQGKDIGQHLYLRRYERSRKHAAAMMLAGMQGFRELFSGANPAKKLLRDLGLTLADKLPGVKPQLIRQAMGLNDLPEWLR; via the coding sequence GTGCAAAGTGTAGATGTAGCGATTGTTGGCGGCGGCATGGTTGGGCTGGCGGTGGCCTGCGGGCTGGAAGGCAGCGGGCTGCGTGTCGCGGTGCTGGAGCAGCGCGCGCCGGAACCGCTGGAGGCGAGCGCGCCGCCAGCACTGCGGGTATCAGCGATTAACGCCGCCAGTGAAGCGTTGCTCAAAAAGCTTGATGTCTGGGATGCCATTCTTCGCCAGCGCGCTGCCGCCTATCACGGCATGGAAGTCTGGGAGAAAGACAGTTTCGGGCGCATCGCGTTTGATGACGCGTCGTTTGGCTTCAGCCATCTCGGGCACATTATTGAAAACCAGGCGATCCACTACGCGCTGTGGCAAAAAGCGCAGCAGTGTAAATCGGTGACGCTGATGGCACCCGCGACGCTGCAGCAGGTCGCGTGGGGAGAAAACGAAGCCTTCCTTACGCTTGAAGACGGCAACATGCTGACGGCGCGTCTGGTTATCGGCGCAGATGGCGCGAACTCCTGGCTGCGTACAAAAGCGGAAATTCCGCTGACGTCCTGGGATTATCAGCATCATGCGCTGGTCGCCACGATCCGCACCGATGAGCCGCATGGCGGCGTGGCGCGCCAGGTGTTCCACGGCGACGGTATTCTGGCGTTTTTGCCGCTAAGCGACCCGCATCTGTGTTCCATCGTCTGGTCACTTTCGCCTCAGGAAGCCGACCGGATGCAGCAGGCACCGGTGTCGACGTTTAATCAGGCACTCTGCGTGGCGTTCGATAATCGTCTCGGCTTATGCTCGCTTGAGAGCGAGCGTCAGGTCTTTCCGCTCACCGGGCGTTACGCGCGCCAGTTCGCCGCGCACCGTCTGGCGCTGGTCGGTGACGCGGCGCACACCATCCATCCGCTGGCCGGGCAGGGCGTTAACCTCGGCTTTATGGATGCCGCCGAACTGATAAGCGAACTGCGCCGTCTGCATCAGCAGGGCAAAGATATCGGCCAGCACCTTTATCTGCGCCGCTACGAGCGCAGCCGTAAACATGCCGCCGCGATGATGCTGGCGGGCATGCAGGGTTTCCGCGAGCTTTTCTCCGGCGCTAACCCGGCGAAAAAGCTGCTGCGCGATCTGGGCTTAACGCTTGCCGATAAATTGCCGGGCGTTAAACCGCAGTTGATTCGCCAGGCGATGGGGCTTAACGACCTGCCGGAGTGGTTGCGTTAA
- the ubiH gene encoding 2-octaprenyl-6-methoxyphenyl hydroxylase, translating to MSVIIAGGGMAGATLALALSRFTHGALPVHLVEASAPESAAHPGFDARAIALADGTCRELARVGVWQALAPCATPITTVHVSDRGHAGFVTLNARDYQTQALGNVVELHDAGQRLFSLLRKAPGVHLHCPARVTAITRRDETVSVQLDNGETLEGQLLVAADGSRSSIGAQCGIEWRQQPYHQAAIIANVATALPHQGRAFERFTEHGPLALLPMSGGRSSLVWCHPLDKQAEVLGWSDERFCRELQTAFGWRLGRITHAGARSGYPLALSLASRVISHRTALVGNAAQTLHPIAGQGFNLGLRDVMTLAETLAQAFVRGEDIGAYPVLGAYQQRREQDKAATIGVTDGLVQLFANRWSPLVVGRNLGLMAMDLFTPARDALARRTLGWVPR from the coding sequence ATGAGCGTGATTATCGCCGGCGGCGGCATGGCTGGCGCGACACTGGCGCTGGCGCTCTCTCGTTTTACTCATGGCGCGTTGCCGGTGCATCTGGTGGAAGCCAGCGCGCCGGAATCCGCCGCGCATCCGGGCTTTGACGCCCGCGCCATCGCGCTTGCCGACGGCACCTGTCGTGAGCTGGCGCGCGTTGGCGTCTGGCAGGCGCTCGCCCCCTGCGCCACGCCTATCACCACCGTTCACGTCAGCGATCGCGGCCACGCCGGTTTTGTGACGCTGAACGCGCGCGATTACCAGACGCAGGCGCTGGGGAACGTGGTGGAGCTGCACGACGCCGGGCAGCGGCTCTTCAGCCTGCTGCGTAAAGCGCCTGGCGTTCATCTGCACTGCCCGGCGCGCGTGACGGCTATTACCCGCCGTGACGAGACAGTCAGCGTACAGCTTGATAACGGCGAGACGCTGGAAGGGCAATTGCTGGTCGCGGCTGATGGTTCGCGCTCGTCTATTGGCGCGCAGTGCGGCATCGAGTGGCGTCAGCAGCCTTATCATCAGGCGGCAATCATCGCGAATGTTGCGACGGCGCTGCCGCATCAGGGCCGCGCGTTCGAGCGTTTTACCGAACACGGCCCGCTGGCGCTGTTGCCGATGTCGGGCGGTCGCAGTTCGCTCGTCTGGTGCCATCCTCTCGATAAACAGGCCGAGGTGCTTGGCTGGAGCGATGAGCGTTTCTGCCGCGAATTGCAGACCGCCTTTGGCTGGCGGCTGGGGCGCATTACGCACGCGGGCGCGCGCAGCGGTTATCCGCTCGCGTTAAGTCTCGCCTCGCGGGTGATTTCTCACCGCACGGCGCTGGTCGGCAATGCCGCCCAGACGCTGCACCCGATCGCAGGCCAGGGGTTTAACCTCGGGCTTCGCGATGTCATGACGCTCGCCGAGACGCTGGCACAGGCTTTCGTGCGCGGCGAAGATATCGGCGCATATCCGGTGCTTGGCGCGTATCAACAGCGCCGCGAGCAGGATAAAGCCGCAACCATCGGCGTGACCGACGGACTGGTGCAGCTTTTCGCCAACCGCTGGTCGCCGCTGGTCGTTGGGCGCAACCTTGGCCTGATGGCAATGGATCTATTTACCCCGGCGCGTGACGCGCTGGCCAGACGCACCCTCGGTTGGGTGCCGCGCTAA
- the rpiA gene encoding ribose-5-phosphate isomerase RpiA: MTQDELKKAVGWAALKYVEPGTIVGVGTGSTAAHFIDALGTMKNEIEGAVSSSDASTAKLKSLGITVFDLNEVDSLGIYVDGADEINGQMQMIKGGGAALTREKIIASVAQKFICIADASKQVDVLGTFPLPVEVIPMARSAVARQLVKLGGRPEYRQGVVTDNGNVILDVYGLTILDPIALENAINGIPGVVTVGLFANRGADVALIGTADGVKTIVK; encoded by the coding sequence ATGACGCAGGATGAACTTAAAAAAGCCGTCGGCTGGGCCGCACTGAAGTACGTCGAGCCGGGCACGATTGTCGGCGTAGGCACCGGTTCCACCGCCGCGCATTTTATCGACGCGCTGGGCACCATGAAAAACGAGATTGAAGGCGCGGTTTCCAGCTCTGACGCCTCCACTGCAAAGCTCAAAAGCTTAGGCATTACTGTTTTCGATCTTAACGAGGTGGATTCACTGGGCATCTATGTCGATGGCGCAGATGAAATCAACGGCCAGATGCAGATGATCAAAGGTGGCGGCGCGGCGCTGACGCGCGAGAAAATCATCGCGTCGGTGGCACAAAAGTTCATCTGTATCGCGGATGCGTCCAAACAGGTGGATGTGCTCGGCACTTTCCCGCTGCCGGTAGAAGTGATCCCGATGGCCCGCAGCGCGGTCGCGCGTCAGCTGGTAAAGCTCGGTGGTCGCCCGGAGTATCGCCAGGGTGTGGTGACGGATAACGGCAACGTGATTCTGGACGTTTACGGTTTAACCATTCTCGACCCGATCGCGCTGGAAAATGCCATTAACGGCATTCCGGGCGTCGTTACCGTTGGTCTGTTTGCCAATCGCGGCGCGGACGTGGCGCTCATCGGCACCGCCGATGGCGTGAAAACCATCGTAAAATGA
- the pepP gene encoding Xaa-Pro aminopeptidase produces the protein MTQQEFLRRRQALLAKMAPASAALIFAAPEATRSADSEYPYRQNSDFWYFTGFNEPEAVLVLIKSDETHSHSVIFNRLRDKTAEIWFGRRLGQEAAPAKLGVDRALAFNEIDEQLYQLLNGLDVVYHSQGEYAYADAIVFAALDKLRRGARQNLSAPATLTDWRPWVHEMRLFKSPEELAVMRRAGEISALAHTRAMQKCRPGMYEYQLEGEILHEFTRHGARFPSYNTIVGGGENGCILHYTENESQLRDGDLVLIDAGCEYKGYAGDITRTFPVNGKFTPAQRAVYDIVLESLETALRLFRPGTSIQDVTGDVVRVMVKGLIGLGILKGDVEQLVAENAHRPYFMHGLSHWLGLDVHDVGFYGPDRSRILAPGMVITVEPGLYIAPDADVPEEYRGIGIRIEDDIVITETGNENLTASVVKSADDIEALMAAARRS, from the coding sequence ATGACACAGCAAGAGTTTCTGCGACGCCGTCAGGCGTTGCTGGCGAAAATGGCTCCGGCCAGCGCGGCGCTGATTTTCGCCGCGCCGGAAGCGACACGCAGCGCCGACAGCGAATACCCGTACCGTCAGAACAGCGATTTCTGGTACTTCACCGGCTTCAACGAGCCTGAAGCGGTGCTGGTGTTGATCAAAAGCGATGAAACGCACAGCCACAGCGTGATTTTCAACCGCCTGCGCGATAAAACCGCGGAAATCTGGTTCGGCCGTCGTCTCGGCCAGGAGGCTGCACCGGCGAAGCTTGGCGTCGACCGCGCGCTGGCGTTTAACGAAATCGACGAGCAGCTGTATCAACTGCTGAACGGGCTGGATGTGGTCTACCACTCGCAGGGCGAATATGCCTACGCCGACGCCATCGTGTTCGCCGCGCTGGATAAACTGCGCCGCGGCGCGCGTCAGAATCTCTCCGCGCCCGCCACCCTCACCGACTGGCGGCCCTGGGTACACGAAATGCGCCTGTTTAAATCACCGGAAGAGCTGGCCGTTATGCGCCGCGCCGGTGAAATCAGCGCGCTGGCTCATACCCGCGCGATGCAGAAGTGCCGTCCGGGCATGTATGAATACCAGCTCGAAGGCGAAATTCTGCATGAGTTCACCCGCCACGGCGCGCGCTTTCCGTCTTACAACACCATTGTGGGCGGCGGCGAAAACGGCTGCATCCTGCATTACACCGAAAACGAAAGCCAGCTGCGCGACGGTGATTTAGTGCTTATCGACGCGGGCTGTGAATACAAAGGCTACGCGGGCGATATCACTCGCACCTTTCCCGTGAACGGCAAATTCACACCCGCCCAGCGCGCGGTTTACGACATCGTGCTGGAATCGCTTGAAACCGCGCTGCGTCTTTTCCGTCCGGGCACCTCGATTCAGGATGTGACCGGCGATGTGGTGCGCGTGATGGTGAAAGGGCTTATCGGGCTTGGCATTCTGAAAGGCGACGTGGAACAGCTGGTCGCCGAGAACGCGCACCGTCCGTATTTTATGCACGGGCTCAGCCACTGGCTGGGGCTGGATGTGCATGATGTCGGCTTCTATGGCCCGGATCGTTCGCGCATCCTGGCACCAGGCATGGTCATTACCGTTGAGCCGGGGCTTTATATCGCACCGGACGCCGACGTGCCTGAAGAGTACCGCGGCATTGGCATCCGTATCGAAGACGATATCGTCATTACCGAAACCGGCAATGAGAACCTGACCGCCAGCGTGGTGAAATCGGCGGACGATATCGAAGCGCTGATGGCGGCGGCGCGTCGCTCATGA
- the zapA gene encoding cell division protein ZapA gives MSAQPVDIQIFGRSLRVNCPPEQRDALNQAADELNQRLQDLKVRTRVTNTEQLVFIAALNICYELAQEKVKTRDYAANMEQRIRMLQQTIEQALLEQGRISERAEPKFE, from the coding sequence ATGTCTGCACAACCAGTCGATATCCAAATTTTTGGGCGTTCACTGCGGGTGAATTGCCCGCCTGAACAGCGAGATGCACTGAATCAGGCTGCGGACGAGCTGAATCAACGGTTGCAAGATCTGAAAGTTCGCACTAGAGTCACCAATACTGAGCAGTTAGTTTTCATCGCAGCATTAAACATATGTTATGAACTCGCTCAGGAAAAAGTGAAAACCCGAGACTACGCGGCCAACATGGAACAGCGTATCCGGATGCTCCAGCAGACCATTGAACAAGCATTACTTGAGCAAGGTCGCATAAGCGAAAGAGCGGAGCCTAAGTTTGAATAA
- the gcvT gene encoding glycine cleavage system aminomethyltransferase GcvT, whose protein sequence is MAQQTPLYEQHNLCGARMVDFHGWMMPLHYGSQIDEHHAVRNDAGMFDVSHMTIVDLRGARTRDFLRYLLANDVAKLTQPGKALYTAMLNASGGVIDDLIVYFMTEDYFRLVVNSATREKDLAWINEHAEPYGVSVTVRDDLSLIAVQGPNAKAKAATLFTDAQRKATEGMKPFFGVQADDLFIATTGYTGEAGYEIAMPNEKAAGFWSQLVEAGVKPCGLGARDTLRLEAGMNLYGQEMDEGVSPLAANMGWTIAWQPEDRAFIGRDALEAQRENGTEQLVGLVMTEKGVLRGELPVRFTDADGNAREGIITSGTFSPTLGYSIALARVPAGIGDTAIVQIRNREMPVKVTKPIFVRAGKPVTQ, encoded by the coding sequence ATGGCTCAACAAACCCCGTTGTATGAACAGCACAACCTCTGCGGCGCGCGCATGGTGGATTTCCACGGCTGGATGATGCCGCTGCATTACGGCTCGCAGATTGATGAGCACCATGCGGTGCGTAACGACGCGGGGATGTTTGATGTCTCCCATATGACCATTGTCGACCTGCGCGGCGCGCGTACCCGCGACTTCCTCCGTTACCTGCTGGCAAACGATGTGGCAAAGCTCACCCAGCCGGGCAAAGCGCTCTACACCGCCATGCTCAACGCCTCCGGCGGCGTGATTGACGACCTGATTGTCTACTTCATGACCGAGGACTATTTCCGCCTGGTGGTGAACTCCGCCACCCGTGAAAAAGACCTCGCCTGGATTAACGAGCACGCCGAGCCGTATGGCGTGTCCGTCACGGTGCGCGACGATCTCTCCCTTATCGCCGTCCAGGGGCCGAACGCGAAGGCGAAAGCCGCCACGCTCTTTACCGACGCGCAGCGTAAAGCCACAGAAGGCATGAAGCCGTTTTTCGGCGTACAGGCGGATGACCTGTTTATCGCCACCACCGGCTACACCGGCGAGGCGGGCTATGAAATCGCGATGCCGAATGAAAAAGCGGCCGGCTTCTGGAGCCAGCTTGTGGAAGCGGGCGTCAAACCGTGCGGGCTTGGCGCGCGTGATACGCTGCGCCTTGAGGCGGGCATGAACCTTTATGGCCAGGAGATGGACGAAGGCGTTTCGCCGCTCGCCGCCAATATGGGCTGGACGATCGCCTGGCAGCCGGAAGACCGCGCGTTTATCGGTCGCGATGCGCTGGAAGCCCAGCGTGAGAACGGCACGGAACAGCTGGTTGGTCTGGTGATGACAGAAAAAGGCGTGCTGCGCGGCGAGCTGCCGGTGCGTTTTACCGATGCCGATGGCAACGCCCGCGAAGGCATCATTACCAGCGGCACCTTCTCGCCAACGCTTGGCTACAGCATTGCGCTGGCTCGCGTTCCTGCGGGTATCGGCGATACTGCCATTGTGCAGATCCGCAACCGCGAAATGCCCGTGAAAGTCACTAAACCCATTTTCGTGCGCGCCGGTAAGCCGGTCACGCAGTAA